One Polaribacter reichenbachii genomic window, ACCTACTTTGTGAGTTCCTTTAAAAACCATATGTTCTAAATAGTGTGCTAAACCAGTAGATTCTTTTGGATCGTAATTAGAACCAGCCCTTACAGCAATATAGGTTTGAATTTTGGGTTCGTCTGCATTTTTGCTTAAATACACTTTTAAACCATTGTCTAAAGTATATAGCCTTAAACCTGTAGGGTCATTTTCTACAGTTTCATAAGTTATTCCGTTTGTGTCTTTTTGCGCAGTTACTTTGTAGCTTTTATTGTTATCGGTATTACAACTAATGGCTGTAATTAACAACAAAATTAAAGCAAGTCGTTTAATTTGTTTCATAATAATTGAATTTGGTTGAATAAAAAAATCCGTTGAATTTACAAATTCAACGGATTTTAATAAGATTTATTATAAAAGTTTAACGATTATTTAATAAAATAAAGTTTACTTTAAAACATTCGCAACCATTTCTCCAATTTTAGCAGGTGAACTTACTACGTGTACACCATTTGCTGCTAAGATTTTCATTTTAGCTTGTGCAGTATCATCTGCTCCACCAACAATAGCTCCTGCATGCCCCATAGTTCTACCTGCAGGTGCAGTTTGCCCAGCAATAAAACCAACAACTGGTTTTCTATTACCATCAGCTTTAATCCATTGTGCAGCTTCAGCTTCTAAATTTCCACCAATTTCACCAATCATTACAATGGCTTCAGTTTCATCATCATTCATTAACATTTCTACTGCTTCTTTGGTAGTAGTTCCAATAATTGGATCTCCACCAATACCAATTGCTGTTGTAATTCCAAAACCTTGTTTTACAACTTGATCAGCAGCTTCGTAAGTTAAAGTACCTGACTTAGAAACAATACCTACTCTACCTTTTTTAAAGATAAAACCTGGCATAATACCAACTTTAGCTTCATCTGGAGTAATAACTCCAGGACAGTTAGGACCAACTAATCTTGTGTCTCTATCTGCAATATAAGCTTTAACTTTTACCATATCTGCAGTAGGTATACCTTCTGTAATACAAATAATTACTTTAATACCTGCATCTGCAGATTCCATAATTGCATCTGCAGCAAATGCTGGTGGTACAAATATAATTGAAGTATCTGCTGCTACTTTTTCTACAGCTTCTGCAACTGTATTAAAAACAGGTTTCCCTAAGTGTTCTTGACCACCTTTTCCTGGAGTTACACCACCAACAACATTGGTTCCATAATCAATCATTTGACCTGCGTGAAAAGTACCTTCACTACCAGTAAAACCTTGTACAATAATATTTGAATTCTTATTAACTAAAACACTCATTTGCTCTGATATTTTTTTTGTTTTACAAAAATAGTTTATTGTTTACTTTTATAAAAAAGTTATTTACTATTTATTTTTCTTTTAGCAATCTTTTTAAGCCTGCTAATTGTTTTAATTTTTCTCTTGATTCTTCTATCGGAGTCCCAAAATAAGATTTACCACCAGATACAGATTTTGTAACTCCAGTTTGCCCAAGAATCACTGCTCCTTTACCTATTGTAATTCCGCTGTTAGTACCAACTTGCCCCCAAATAGTAACCTCATCTTCAATAATTACACAACCTGCAATACCTGTTTGCGAAGCAATTAAACACTTTTTACCAATAACTGTATCATGCCCTACATGCACTTGGTTATCGATTTTTGTACCTTCTTTTATAGTTGTATCTCCTGTTACACCTTTATCAATAGTACAAGAAGCGCCTAAGTCTACATAATCTTCTAAAACTACTCTACCTCCAGAAATCAATTTATCGAAACCTGTTGGTCTGTTTTTATAATAGAAAGCATCTGCACCTAAAACTGTATTTGCGTGAATAGTGCAATTATTACCAATAATTGAATTATCGTAAATGGTTACATTTGGATGAATAACACAATTAGCACCAATTTGAACATTATTACCAATAAAAACATTTGGCTGAATTACAGTACTTTCTCCAATAATTGCACTTTCTGAAATACTTTCTTTGGATGCTATAAAGGGATTAAAATGTTTGGTAATTTTATTAAAATCACGAAAAGGATCATCAGAAATTAATAAAGATTTACCTTCTGGACAATCTACTTTTTTGTTGATTAAAACAGTTGTAGCGGCAGAATTTAATGCTTTATCATAATATTTTGGATGATCTACAAAAACAATGTCTCCTTTTTCTACAACGTGAATTTCATTAATACCAAGAATTGGAAAATTTTTATCACCAATAAAATCAACCTCTAATAAAGAAGCGATTTCTTGTAATGTTTGTGGAGTTTTGAATTTCATAGTTCGCTATTAAAAATTGGCTAATCATTTTTAGAAAAACCTAAAAACAAAAAGCAATTTCCAATTATTCTTTAATACGTTCTTGGTAAGTTCCTTTTGTAGTTTCTATCTTAATTTTATCACCTTCATTAATAAATAAAGGTACATTTACAGAGGCACCAGTTTCTACAGTTGCTGGTTTTGTTGCATTTGTTGCTGTGTTTCCTTTAACTCCTGGCTCTGTGTGAGTAACTTCTAAAATAACACTTTGCGGCATTTCAACAGATAATGGCATATCATCTTCAGAATTGATTATGATAGTAACAACTTCTCCTTCTTTCATTAATTCAGGAGTATCTAAAGCATTTTTTTGCAATTGAATTTGAGAATAATCTTGCTCATTCATAAAATGATAGGTATCTCCATCATTATATAAATACTGAAACTTGTGTGTTTCTACTCTTACATCATCAATTTTTCTACCAGCAGGAAAAGTATTATCTACTACTTTGCCATTGGTTACACTTTTTAATTTTGTTCTTACAAAAGCAGGACCTTTACCAGGTTTTACGTGTAAAAATTCTACAATTTTATAGATATCATTATTATACCTAATACATAATCCGTTTCTAATATCTGATGTTGTTGCCATTTATATAATTTAATTTGCTTTATAATATCCTTTCATTATCCCTCTGTGAGAATCTTTAATAAATTGAATGATTTCATCACGTTCTGGAGTTGCTTCCATTTCTGCTTCTATAATATCTATTGCTTGAGAATTATTGTAGTTTCTCTGAAATAGAATTCTAAATATTGCTTGAATTTCTCTAATTTTTTCTGTGGTATAGCCTCTTCTTCTTAATCCTACTGAATTAATACCTACATAGGATAAAGGTTCTCTTGCTGCTTTTACATAAGGAGGTACATCTTTTCTTACCAAAGAACCACCTGTAACAAAAGCATGATTACCAATAGATGCAAATTGATGCACAGCAACCATACCTGCTAAAACCACATGACTACCAATAGTTACATGACCTGCTAAAGTTGTATTGTTAGAAAAAATACAGTTATCGCCAACTAAACAATCATGTGCAATATGGCAATAAGCCATAATTAAACAGTTGTTACCTACAACAGTTTTCATTCTGTCTTTAGTACCTCTATTTATAGTTACACATTCCCTTACAGTAACATTGTTACCAATTTCTACTGTAGTTTCTTCGTCGTTGAATTTTAAATCTTGTGGAATTGCAGAAATTACAGAACCCGGAAAAATTCTACAATTCTCTCCAATTCTTGCACCTTCCATAATTGTTACGTTAGAACCAATCCAAGTTCCAGAACCAATTGTTACATTATTATGTATGGTAGTAAAAGGTTCTATTACAACATTTCTTGCAATTTTTGCTTGGGGGTGTACGTAAGCTAAAGGTTGATTCATAATTTATTTTTTTCTAGCTATTTGTGCCATTAATTCTGCTTCTGCTACTAATTTTCCGTTTGCATAAGCGTACGCTTGCATATGACAAATACCTCTTCTAATTGGTGTAATTAACTCTGCTTTAAAAGTTAAAGTATCTCCAGGTAAAACCTTTTGCTTAAATTTAACATTATCCATTTTCATGAAATACGTTAAGTAATTCTCTGGATCTGGAACTGTACTTAATACTAAAACTCCACCACATTGCGCCATCGCTTCTACTTGTAAAACTCCTGGCATAACTGGCGCTCCTGGAAAATGACCTACAAAGAAATTTTCATTCATTGTTACATTTTTCATTCCCACAACGTGTTTGTCTGATAGCTCTAAAATTCGATCTATCATTAAAAATGGTGGTCTGTGAGGTAAAATATCCATTATTTGATGAATATCTAATAATGGTGGCGCATTTAAATCGTATTGAGGAACATAGTTTCTCTTTTCTGTTTTAATAATTTTTGCCAATTTCTTTGCAAACTGAGTATTTACTAAATGCCCAGGTTTATTTGCAATTACTTTACCTTTTATTCTTGTACCTACTAAAGCTAAATCGCCAATAACATCTAATAATTTATGACGAGCAGCTTCATTTGCCCAATGCAAAGTTAAGTTGTCTAAAATTCCGTTTGGTTTTATAGAAATATTGTCTTTTTTAAATGCCTTTTGCAATTTTTGCATTGTACTATCAGACAATTCTTTATCAACATAAACAATAGCGTTGTTTAAATCGCCACCTTTAATAAGGTCATTTTCTAGTAACATTTCTATTTCATGTAAAAAACTAAAAGTTCTTGCAGCTGCAATTTCTTCTTTAAAATCAGCAATATGATCTAAAGTAGCATTTTGAGTTCCTAAAATTTTAGTGCCAAAATCTACCATAGTTGTTACTTGATATTCATCCGAAGGCATTAAAATAATTTCGCTACCAGAAACTTCATCTTTATAAGAAATAATTTCTTTTACAACATATTCTTCTATTTCTGCTTCTTGTTCTTTAATACCTGCTTTTTCTAAAGCTTCTACAAAGTATTTTGATGAACCATCCATAATTGGTGGTTCTGATGCATTTATTTCTATTAATAGATTATCGATATCTAAACCAACAGCTGCTGCTAAAACATGTTCTGAAGTTTGAATTTGAACACCATTTTTTTCTAAGTTAGTACCTCTTTGCGTGGTAACTACATATTCAGCTTTTGCCTCAATGATTGGAGATCCTTCTAAATCGATTCTACTAAAAGCAAAACCGTGATTTATTGGTGCTGGCTTTAACGTCATTGACACATTATTACCAGTGTGTAAACCAACACCTGATAAAGTAATTTCTGATTCTATTGTTTTTTGTTTCTTACTCATATTTTTCACTTAGAGTATTAAGTCTTTTTTCTATTTTATTAACTGATTCTACTA contains:
- a CDS encoding bifunctional UDP-3-O-[3-hydroxymyristoyl] N-acetylglucosamine deacetylase/3-hydroxyacyl-ACP dehydratase gives rise to the protein MSKKQKTIESEITLSGVGLHTGNNVSMTLKPAPINHGFAFSRIDLEGSPIIEAKAEYVVTTQRGTNLEKNGVQIQTSEHVLAAAVGLDIDNLLIEINASEPPIMDGSSKYFVEALEKAGIKEQEAEIEEYVVKEIISYKDEVSGSEIILMPSDEYQVTTMVDFGTKILGTQNATLDHIADFKEEIAAARTFSFLHEIEMLLENDLIKGGDLNNAIVYVDKELSDSTMQKLQKAFKKDNISIKPNGILDNLTLHWANEAARHKLLDVIGDLALVGTRIKGKVIANKPGHLVNTQFAKKLAKIIKTEKRNYVPQYDLNAPPLLDIHQIMDILPHRPPFLMIDRILELSDKHVVGMKNVTMNENFFVGHFPGAPVMPGVLQVEAMAQCGGVLVLSTVPDPENYLTYFMKMDNVKFKQKVLPGDTLTFKAELITPIRRGICHMQAYAYANGKLVAEAELMAQIARKK
- the lpxA gene encoding acyl-ACP--UDP-N-acetylglucosamine O-acyltransferase, translating into MNQPLAYVHPQAKIARNVVIEPFTTIHNNVTIGSGTWIGSNVTIMEGARIGENCRIFPGSVISAIPQDLKFNDEETTVEIGNNVTVRECVTINRGTKDRMKTVVGNNCLIMAYCHIAHDCLVGDNCIFSNNTTLAGHVTIGSHVVLAGMVAVHQFASIGNHAFVTGGSLVRKDVPPYVKAAREPLSYVGINSVGLRRRGYTTEKIREIQAIFRILFQRNYNNSQAIDIIEAEMEATPERDEIIQFIKDSHRGIMKGYYKAN
- the efp gene encoding elongation factor P; protein product: MATTSDIRNGLCIRYNNDIYKIVEFLHVKPGKGPAFVRTKLKSVTNGKVVDNTFPAGRKIDDVRVETHKFQYLYNDGDTYHFMNEQDYSQIQLQKNALDTPELMKEGEVVTIIINSEDDMPLSVEMPQSVILEVTHTEPGVKGNTATNATKPATVETGASVNVPLFINEGDKIKIETTKGTYQERIKE
- a CDS encoding UDP-3-O-(3-hydroxymyristoyl)glucosamine N-acyltransferase, whose product is MKFKTPQTLQEIASLLEVDFIGDKNFPILGINEIHVVEKGDIVFVDHPKYYDKALNSAATTVLINKKVDCPEGKSLLISDDPFRDFNKITKHFNPFIASKESISESAIIGESTVIQPNVFIGNNVQIGANCVIHPNVTIYDNSIIGNNCTIHANTVLGADAFYYKNRPTGFDKLISGGRVVLEDYVDLGASCTIDKGVTGDTTIKEGTKIDNQVHVGHDTVIGKKCLIASQTGIAGCVIIEDEVTIWGQVGTNSGITIGKGAVILGQTGVTKSVSGGKSYFGTPIEESREKLKQLAGLKRLLKEK
- the sucD gene encoding succinate--CoA ligase subunit alpha produces the protein MSVLVNKNSNIIVQGFTGSEGTFHAGQMIDYGTNVVGGVTPGKGGQEHLGKPVFNTVAEAVEKVAADTSIIFVPPAFAADAIMESADAGIKVIICITEGIPTADMVKVKAYIADRDTRLVGPNCPGVITPDEAKVGIMPGFIFKKGRVGIVSKSGTLTYEAADQVVKQGFGITTAIGIGGDPIIGTTTKEAVEMLMNDDETEAIVMIGEIGGNLEAEAAQWIKADGNRKPVVGFIAGQTAPAGRTMGHAGAIVGGADDTAQAKMKILAANGVHVVSSPAKIGEMVANVLK